The Malassezia japonica chromosome 5, complete sequence genome contains a region encoding:
- the ALG8 gene encoding dolichyl-P-Glc:Glc1Man9GlcNAc2-PP-dolichol alpha-1,3-glucosyltransferase (COG:K; CAZy:GT57; EggNog:ENOG503NTZF; SECRETED:SignalP(1-25); TransMembrane:13 (n3-14c19/20o95-116i123-140o146-163i184-202o222-243i264-281o313-331i338-358o364-383i388-405o411-430i450-474o480-499i)) produces MDAPGVTALVLGTLTKVLLWPAYHSTDMEVHRNWFAVTYSLPLREWYVDATSEWTLDYPPFFAYLSWLLAQPAAWVDKQIVDLHALGYAAWPCKAYMRATVLVTELVLAAALYAHARCTPEHSANRVLLLSVLLHPGLLMVDHIHFQYNGVLFGVMLWSLWAARVDRMLLCAALFSSLLNLKHIYLYVAPAWTVYLFRAYLFPTLPTSGKAWAAAFARTAQLGAATIAPFVLSIAPFALDAVHGEGTASVMSAMYARLFPFHRGLIHAYWAPNVWALYTALDRVLLFATGKSGVVSASRGIVGDTAFGVLPDVRPPTCFLLALACMVLYAVRLWQRPTYRALVLCVALCGLTSFAVGWHVHEKAILLAVVPLSLVAAHGYAYLRIWELLSAVSIVSLFPLLFTPLETPVKLVYSAIWFAVVRHALHRRVLRPMPTNLGEIVHFFETQYMYGLALLALVTNVVWPLAVAAAPTLASPRIEFLPLMATSVYCALGVMWVWLRLSISYWQDPFMDKVKDA; encoded by the coding sequence ATGGACGCGCCGGGCGTGACGGCgctggtgctcggcacgctcacgAAAGTGCTGCTATGGCCGGCGTACCACTCGACCGACATGGAAGTCCACCGCAACTGGTTTGCGGTGACGTACAGCCTGCCGCTGCGGGAGTGGTACGTCGACGCGACGTCCGAGTGGACGCTTGATTATCCGCCGTTCTTTGCCTACCTCTCGTGGCTCCTGGCGCAGCCCGCGGCGTGGGTCGACAAGCAGATTGTCGacctgcacgcgctgggCTATGCGGCATGGCCGTGCAAAGCGTACATGCGCGCGACCGTGCTCGTgaccgagctcgtgcttgccgcggcgctctacgcgcacgcgcggtgcacgccggAGCACAGCGCGAAccgcgtgctgctgctgaGCGTGCTGCTACACCCCGGCCTGCTGATGGTCGACCACATCCACTTTCAGTACAATGGCGTGCTCTTTGGCGTGATGCTCTGGTCGCTGTGGGCCGCACGCGTCGACCGAATGCTGCTGTGTGCCGCGCTCTTTTCGTCGTTGCTCAACCTGAAGCACATTTATCTGTACGTGGCACCGGCGTGGACCGTGTACCTTTTCCGCGCGTACCTCTTCCcgacgctgccgacgtcggGCAAGGCGTGGGCCGCGGCCTTCGCACGGACCGCacagctcggcgccgcgacgatcgCACCGTTTGTGCTGAGCATTGCGCCGTTTGCACTCGACGCAGTGCACGGCGAGGGCACCGCGAGCGTGATGAGCGCCATGTatgcgcgcctctttcCGTTCCACCGCGGCCTGATCCATGCGTACTGGGCGCCGAACGTCTGGGCGCTCtacacggcgctcgatcgCGTCCTGCTCTTTGCGACCGGCAAGTCGGGCGTCgtgtcggcgtcgcgtggcATCGTCGGGGATACCGCGTTTGGCGTGCTGCCCGacgtgcggccgccgacgtgctTCCTGCTCGCTCTTGCTTGCATGGTGCTGTACGCGGTGCGCCTGTGGCAGCGGCCGACGTaccgcgcgctcgtgctgtgcgtcgcgcttTGTGGCCTCACGTCGTTTGCCGTCGGATGGCACGTCCACGAAAAGGCGATCCTCCTCGCCGTGGTACCGCTcagcctcgtcgccgcgcacggctaCGCCTACCTGCGCATCTGGGAGCTGCTGTCGGCCGTGTCGATCGTGTCGCTCTTTCCGCTGCTCTTTacgccgctcgagacgccggTCAAGCTCGTGTACAGCGCGATCTGGTTCGCGGTCGTGCGCCACGCATtgcaccgccgcgtcctgcgcccgATGCCGACGAACCTCGGCGAGATTGTGCACTTTTTCGAGACGCAGTACATGtacggcctcgcgctcttGGCCCTCGTCACGAATGTCGTGTGGCCGCTCGCGGTTGCGGCGGCACCGACCCTTGCGTCGCCACGCATCGAGTTCCTTCCTTTGATGGCGACCAGTGTCTActgcgcgctcggcgtgatGTGGGTCTGGCTGCGCCTCTCGATCAGCTACTGGCAGGACCCGTTCATGGACAAGGTAAAGGACGCATAG